One window of Theropithecus gelada isolate Dixy chromosome 4, Tgel_1.0, whole genome shotgun sequence genomic DNA carries:
- the HMGN3 gene encoding high mobility group nucleosome-binding domain-containing protein 3 isoform X4 has product MPKRKSPENTEGKDGSKVTKQEPTRRSARLSAKPAPPKPEPKPRKTSAKKEPGAKISRGAKGKKEEKQEAGKEGTAPSENGETKAEEAQKTESVDNEGE; this is encoded by the exons tCTCCAGAGAATACAGAGGGCAAAGATGGATCCAAAGTAACTAAACAGGAG CCCACAAGACGGTCTGCCAGATTGTCAGCG AAACCTGCTCCACCAAAACCTGAACCCAAACCAAGAAAAACATCTGCTAAG AAAGAACCTGGAGCAAAGATTAGCAGAGGTGCtaaagggaagaaggaggaaaagcaggAAGCTGGAAAGGAAGGTACTGCACCATCTGAAAATGGTGAAACTAAAGCTGAAGAG GCACAGAAAACTGAATCTGTAGATAACGAGGGAGAATGA
- the HMGN3 gene encoding high mobility group nucleosome-binding domain-containing protein 3 isoform X2, with product MPKRKSPENTEGKDGSKVTKQEPTRRSARLSAKPAPPKPEPKPRKTSAKKEPGAKISRGAKGKKEEKQEAGKEGTAPSENGETKAEEIHISRSTVNVSTSRGTPPSTLSVKGQIETAQKTESVDNEGE from the exons tCTCCAGAGAATACAGAGGGCAAAGATGGATCCAAAGTAACTAAACAGGAG CCCACAAGACGGTCTGCCAGATTGTCAGCG AAACCTGCTCCACCAAAACCTGAACCCAAACCAAGAAAAACATCTGCTAAG AAAGAACCTGGAGCAAAGATTAGCAGAGGTGCtaaagggaagaaggaggaaaagcaggAAGCTGGAAAGGAAGGTACTGCACCATCTGAAAATGGTGAAACTAAAGCTGAAGAG ATCCACATCTCTCGCTCAACTGTTAATGTCTCAACCTCCAGAGGCACCCCACCCAGCACACTGTCAGTAAAGGGGCAGATTGAAACA GCACAGAAAACTGAATCTGTAGATAACGAGGGAGAATGA
- the HMGN3 gene encoding high mobility group nucleosome-binding domain-containing protein 3 isoform X3 gives MPKRKSPENTEGKDGSKVTKQEPTRRSARLSAKPAPPKPEPKPRKTSAKKEPGAKISRGAKGKKEEKQEAGKEGTAPSENGETKAEEIHISRSTVNVSTSRGTPPSTLSVKGQIETVRVKGTEN, from the exons tCTCCAGAGAATACAGAGGGCAAAGATGGATCCAAAGTAACTAAACAGGAG CCCACAAGACGGTCTGCCAGATTGTCAGCG AAACCTGCTCCACCAAAACCTGAACCCAAACCAAGAAAAACATCTGCTAAG AAAGAACCTGGAGCAAAGATTAGCAGAGGTGCtaaagggaagaaggaggaaaagcaggAAGCTGGAAAGGAAGGTACTGCACCATCTGAAAATGGTGAAACTAAAGCTGAAGAG ATCCACATCTCTCGCTCAACTGTTAATGTCTCAACCTCCAGAGGCACCCCACCCAGCACACTGTCAGTAAAGGGGCAGATTGAAACAGTGAGAGTTAAGG GCACAGAAAACTGA
- the HMGN3 gene encoding high mobility group nucleosome-binding domain-containing protein 3 isoform X5 translates to MPKRKPTRRSARLSAKPAPPKPEPKPRKTSAKKEPGAKISRGAKGKKEEKQEAGKEGTAPSENGETKAEEAQKTESVDNEGE, encoded by the exons CCCACAAGACGGTCTGCCAGATTGTCAGCG AAACCTGCTCCACCAAAACCTGAACCCAAACCAAGAAAAACATCTGCTAAG AAAGAACCTGGAGCAAAGATTAGCAGAGGTGCtaaagggaagaaggaggaaaagcaggAAGCTGGAAAGGAAGGTACTGCACCATCTGAAAATGGTGAAACTAAAGCTGAAGAG GCACAGAAAACTGAATCTGTAGATAACGAGGGAGAATGA
- the HMGN3 gene encoding high mobility group nucleosome-binding domain-containing protein 3 isoform X6, producing the protein MPKRKSPENTEGKDGSKVTKQEPTRRSARLSAKPAPPKPEPKPRKTSAKKEPGAKISRGAKGKKEEKQEAGKEGTEN; encoded by the exons tCTCCAGAGAATACAGAGGGCAAAGATGGATCCAAAGTAACTAAACAGGAG CCCACAAGACGGTCTGCCAGATTGTCAGCG AAACCTGCTCCACCAAAACCTGAACCCAAACCAAGAAAAACATCTGCTAAG AAAGAACCTGGAGCAAAGATTAGCAGAGGTGCtaaagggaagaaggaggaaaagcaggAAGCTGGAAAGGAAG GCACAGAAAACTGA
- the HMGN3 gene encoding high mobility group nucleosome-binding domain-containing protein 3 isoform X7, with translation MPKRKSPENTEGKDGSKVTKQEPTRRSARLSAKPAPPKPEPKPRKTSAKAQKTESVDNEGE, from the exons tCTCCAGAGAATACAGAGGGCAAAGATGGATCCAAAGTAACTAAACAGGAG CCCACAAGACGGTCTGCCAGATTGTCAGCG AAACCTGCTCCACCAAAACCTGAACCCAAACCAAGAAAAACATCTGCTAAG GCACAGAAAACTGAATCTGTAGATAACGAGGGAGAATGA
- the HMGN3 gene encoding high mobility group nucleosome-binding domain-containing protein 3 isoform X1: MPKRKSPENTEGKDGSKVTKQEPTRRSARLSAKPAPPKPEPKPRKTSAKKEPGAKISRGAKGKKEEKQEAGKEGTAPSENGETKAEEIHISRSTVNVSTSRGTPPSTLSVKGQIETVRAQKTESVDNEGE; encoded by the exons tCTCCAGAGAATACAGAGGGCAAAGATGGATCCAAAGTAACTAAACAGGAG CCCACAAGACGGTCTGCCAGATTGTCAGCG AAACCTGCTCCACCAAAACCTGAACCCAAACCAAGAAAAACATCTGCTAAG AAAGAACCTGGAGCAAAGATTAGCAGAGGTGCtaaagggaagaaggaggaaaagcaggAAGCTGGAAAGGAAGGTACTGCACCATCTGAAAATGGTGAAACTAAAGCTGAAGAG ATCCACATCTCTCGCTCAACTGTTAATGTCTCAACCTCCAGAGGCACCCCACCCAGCACACTGTCAGTAAAGGGGCAGATTGAAACAGTGAGA GCACAGAAAACTGAATCTGTAGATAACGAGGGAGAATGA